A stretch of DNA from Eschrichtius robustus isolate mEscRob2 chromosome 12, mEscRob2.pri, whole genome shotgun sequence:
GTCCCTAAGCCCTAGGCAGGGCTGGAATGCGAGGGAAGAGGAGCGGCCAACTGCTCATTAATGCAATTAATGGGAGGTTAATTAAGCTCCATGGAGTCATGCCAAAGACCGACTGCTCAGAACTGGGCAGGCTTCCTCCCAGGCAATGCGTCCTGAAGGATGGGGAGACTGAAGCAGAGGCAGACCCCTCCCCTGCGGCTTCATCTAGACGCAGGGCTGACTGACAACTCCTGTTTCCACTAGTCTGCTACCCCACACTTTCCCCCAGGGACCCAGGCCTCAGTAGAATAAGGGACAGTAATACTGCTTATAtcacagggctgctgtgaacTAAAATAtgtacagtatctggcacataatgtgttatttaagtgttagttattattatatatatatatatattttttttttttttttaatgtaatgctTGTAGGACTAGTCCATTTATTTCCCTAAACTCATTATTGGAATATGTTCACTtcctctaaattttttttaaattaatttatttatttatatttatttttttggctgtgttgggtcttcgtttctgtgcgagggctttctctagttgcggcaagtgggggccactcttcatcacggtgcgccggcctttcactgtcgtggcctctcttgttgaggggcacaggctccagacgtgcaggctcagtagttgcggctcacggtcctagttgctccgcggcatgtgggatcttcccagaccagggctcgaactcatgtcccctgcattggcaggcagattctcaaccactgcgccaccagggaagcccatattatatattattagttattattattaatgaggaATATggagcacagaaaggttaagtaacttgcacaaggtcacacagctataatggcaaagccaggattcaaaaccCAGATTATAAACTAACTTCACAGAGTTGATTCTTCACTGCCTAGAGCTGAATTTAGCACCTCCATGGGCTGGTCAGCCTGCAGCGCTCCCAAGCCTCTCTTTCAGTGGCCCCAAACCCCCATTCCTGCCCGGTCAGTGTTTCCTCTCAGCCACCCAGACTGCGGTTCCCTTTTCCCCTCATCCCTCCCTAAGTGTGGCAAGCTGTCATCTTTTACCCTGAAGCCCCTGTTCTTCTCAGAGTTCTGGGGCACCAGGTCCCAGCTCCACTGGCCTCAGGGACCCACACATTTGGACCATAGCTtcactcaccttttttttttttaagatttttttgatgtggaccatttttaaagtctttattgaattgtttacaatactgcttctgttttatgttttcgttttttggctgtgaggcatgtgggatcttagctcccctaccagggattgaacctgcaccccctgcattggaaggcgaagtcttaaccactggactgccagggaagtccccactcacCTTTTTGATACTATACAGTAGGCTGACAGTTGCTGCCACCAAAGTGAGAGTGATCAACACAATGGCCCAGTCAGGGACAGAGCCCTTCTCCTGTGGCTTTGGGCCTGAGGAACACAGGGAGACCTCAACCCCCTGACCCCCACTGCCCTCTGTGactttccatctttccttctgTGACTCTGACATCTATGTAACTCTAAGACCATGTTTCTCTGTGGAATTCTGTCTTGTCATCTCGGGAACAGAATCTCAGTGGAGGGGGTTTTAAAGGGCTTCACTCCAAGCCCCAGTCACCTCTTCCTGACACCTGTGGACGTGTCTGTCAGTCTCTAAAGTCCTCACTGACATCCACGTCTCTCCGTCTTTCTGAACCTTCCTCCATATCGCAGGCTCTATTGTCCGtgtctctctccatctgtgaTGTCTCTGCACTGTGAGGGTCCCTGGGTgggtctctctccttcttctgagCCCCCCTGTCCTCCCACCGCCCCACCCTAACTCTGATCTCTAAGGGGAGCCAGAGTCAGTTGTGTGTTTTCCCTCCACTCATTTCCTGCCCTCAGACTGCCTGGTGGGGAGACTAGGattgaaggggagggaaggagggagacagagggaggagggaggacaggATCTGTGGAGGGGATGCTTGTTGCCCTGGAAAGACAGATTGGGCCATGAGGAATAAAGTTGAAAACCTTTTGAGGAAGCAATCAGGTAACAAGACATCTGGCTGCTGGTCGGACCAGAGGCTTGAGGGGGAACCAAAACCCTTTTAAGTATTGGAGACATCCTCAGACATACTCAAAACACAGTTTAAAGCAGGTCCTAATGCCTGTCCCTACACTCCTCTCCAGGAGCTGAGCTGCCTGCAGGTCAATGACCCAATGCAAACAAGAGCACCTTACAGGTCGGGACGCTGAGCTCAGGGGATGTGGTGGCCGCCCCAGCTGTGGTGGCAGTGGAACTTCCTGAGACAGCCCCACTTGGTGTGGAAGTCCCAGGCACAGGTGAAGCAGTCCCAGGGGCTGTTGTGGCCGAGAAAGATCCCAGAAAGGCAGAGGGGAAAACAGCTAGAGGAGATCTGAGCGAGAACAGAAGCAGAAATTCCATCCAGTGCCCCCTCAATTGAAATCCTAGCCagtttttggtagaaattgataAACGGATTCAATGAAAATGAAAGGACTGAGAATAGCTAAGACagtcttaaagaaaaacaaaagtggaAGACTTACACTAGCAGACCTCAAGTCTTGCTACAAAGCTGCAGACATTAAGGACTGTGGCACTGGAGTAAGAACAGACAGAACaggagagagtccagaaatagacccacacatacatGGTCACTTGACTTTTGATAAAGGGACTCACACATTTCAATggtggggagaaagggagggtcTTTGAAATGAATTGTTCTGGGGCAACTGGTTATCTGTAAGGGGAGAAAAGGAATCTTGACTCCTACCTCACTCCATACACAGAAATTAATCTGAGATGCATAATAGGCTTAaatttgaaagcaaaaataataaagtttctgGAAGAACGTgtaggagaatatcttcatgacctcGAAGTAGGCAAAAAAATGTCTtaggcaggatacaaaatgcacTAAGAGAAAAAGTTGATAAGTTGAAAAGCAGAAGGGGAGCCTTTGTATAGCCACCAAGGCCAGGATACTGCTTCAGTGAGGTTCCGGGGAACTAACAACTTACTCAGGGCTGAACACAGGAAGCCTCCACCCAAAGCTATGGGCCAAGCCAAAGAGTTCTGCAGAGATGGACTGAGCAACAGAAGTATCACCTGGCAAAGTTGATACCACTCCTGACGTGCTCCCCAAAATGGTCAGAGCTAAAGTCTGAGGACTGCTGGGCAAAGCCCCAGATGTTGAAGAAACTTGAGAAACTCACAGAGATGGTGGGGAGACCTGCAGAGATATCCCCAGAGGCAGTTGGGAGACCAGCAGAGACATCCCCAGAGGTGATGGAGATGCCTCCAGAGTTAGAGGTCCCCAATGGGATCAGCTGAGCTgttggaagaagaagaaagatgatAAGATGGTGTTAGAAGAGTTGGCCATCTCCCTGGGTCCAGAGTCCACATCTTGACCCCAGTGCCTCACGTCAGAGCCCGGGTGCTCACTGTAGCCAGCCAAGGCCTGCAGGCCCAAGAGTAGCGCCAGTGCAGCGTCCATGATGCCTGCTGAGGTGCGTTTCCAGGACTGTCTCCCCGGCTCTTTAAAGGCTTTGAGGCCTTATTACAAGTCTCGGAAGAGCCAGGTGTGCCGGGGCCTCCATCAACACCAGGATCTCCATCCCCAGGGAGAGGCCACCAAGCTGTCCCCAGGGGACTAACCTGTCCCAGCCTGATCCCAGGAAGCCATGGGTGAGGGGGAGAGTGAGCAAGATCCTGAGGACTCCCCTACCAGGCTCTCAGGCTCTTTCCGGATTAGGGATCTAACCCCCAGGCCCAAGTCAGTCCCCAGCCCAGGTCCTCTTCAAAGGGAAGAGACCCAGGTGTCCTATTCCCAAGGTCCTCTTGCTCCTAGAAGTATAACCATTGGGGGTGAGGATATACGGGTCCCTTGTGGAAGCAGGATTTGGGAGCTGGGTGTGGGTGGAGAACGTCACTATCTGGGGACTGCATCTGACCCTTAGGAGAGCCCAAGGCAGGGCAGGAGGGTGAACACCTGAGCCATCCGTCGTTCCCAATGGCTGCAGCCCACAGAGCTTTCCATTCCTTTGGCTGAGAAGGGGTAACGGGAGAAGAGAGACACCTGGTAAGACAATCATCGTGTTCAGGGACAGTGCAATGAGCAAGTTCAGAACCCAGCTCTAAATCCACCGCACTGGAATCCACCACTTCTAAGCTGTGCAggcttgggcaagtcacatgaCCTATCGAAGTCTTCCTTTCTTTACCCCTAAAACTGGGGTAATGTAGTACCTACTTCAAAGGGCCATAATAAGcattaaaggaaataatgtttCTAAGGTGCCTAGCACACAGAAGCCTCGGCTATGATTACATGGAAAGAAGAGGGCCAGCTGAGAAAGACATGGGCGTGCTCCCACTCTCCTCTTAAGAGGACTCAGATGCCCCAAGGCATCTCACTATGTTCTCACCTTCTCACCTATGTCTGATGATCTTTTTGTCTATTAATTCTTCCCACTCTGGGCTTCCTGCTCTCCAGTACAAGTCTGGGAGCCCTGGGATCGCACTTTGTTTACTTTTATGGGATAGACAgtgtctccctccatctctccatttccctggtcctgctttttttttttttaacatttttattggagtataattgctttacaatggtgtgttagtttctgctttataacaaagtgagtcagttatacatatacatatgtccccatatctcttccctcttgcgtctccctccctcccaccctccctatcccacccctctaggtggtcacaaagcacagagctgatctccctgtgctatgcggctgcttcccactacccatcggttttacatttggtagtgtatatatgtccatgccactccctcaccttgtcccagcttacccttccccctccccgtatcctcaagtccattctctagcaggtctgcgtctttattcccgtcttgcccctaggttcttcatgaccattttgcttgtttgttttttagattccatacatatgtgttaccatacggtatttgtttttctctttctgacttacctcactctgtatgacagactctatgtccatccacctcactacaaataactcaatttcgtttctttttatggctgagaaatattccattgtatatatgtgccacatcttctttatccattcatctgttgatggacacttagcttgcttccatgtcctggctattgtaaatagagctgcaatgaacattgtggtacatgactctttttgaattatggttttctcagggtatatgcccagtagtgggattgctgggtcgtatggtagttctatttttagttgtttaagcaacctccatactgttctccatagtggctgtatcaatttacattcccaccaacagtgcaagagtgttcccttttctccacaccctctccagcatttattgtttgtagattttttttttggcttgcaaACAATGGTTGTATTTATTTGCTGGGTCTGGATGATCACGTGTGCCCTCTGTCCTTCAAATGACTATGAATAAATAGACGGATGGTTGTGCATGGGTCATGGATTTGGCTGCTCTCAACCTCTCCTTTCAATGAtaaattattgtttgtagattttttgatgatggcattctgactggtgtgaggtgatatctcattgtagttttgatttgcatttctctaatgattaacgatattgagcattctttcatgtgttttttggcaatctgtatatcttctttggagaaacgtctatttaggtcttctgcccattttcggattgggttgtttgtttttttgatattgagctgcatgagctgcttgtaaattttggagattaatcctttgtcagttgcttcatttgcaaatattttctcccattctgagggttgtcttttggtcttgtttgtggtttcctttgctgtgcaaaagcttttaagtttcattaggtcccatttgtttatttttctttttatttccatttctctaggaggtgggtcaaaaaggatcttgctgtgatttatgtcatagagtgttctgcctatgttttcctctaagagtttgatagtgtctggccttacatttaggtctttaatccattttgagtttatttttgtgtatggtgttaaggggtgttctaatttcatacttttacatgtacctgtccagttttcccagcaccacttattgaagaggctgtcttttctccactgtatattcttgcctcctttatcaaagataaggtgcctGGTCCTGCTTTTGGCTTTTCTCCCTGACTCTGCCCAGGGTCCTCTCTGCCTCCATGTACAGGGGCCCATTGGTTttggggggaagagggagaagatgAAAAGGGAGGCAGCTAAGAAGACAAAGGGCATGTGCCTTCGTGCATTCTAGGCGGTTTACGTGACAAGTTTGTCAGTCTGTTGAGCTTACCCCTGTGTCTGGCAGAATGACGGATGGGTTCTAATCTCTCTGctactgactgtgtgaccttAATAAGTcatttaccctctctgagcctttgtttcgcagtttttaaagaaagaaggtaAACTAGATGGGCTCCAAATTCCCTCTACAAATCTGTCCTTGTGTTTGCCATTTTGAGTGCCTTGTGAAAGGGTGTTGGCTGGGAGGATGAGGGAATCCCTTTTGCCGTGAGTGCACAAGGCAGGGGGGTGGGGCGGATATTTGATGAAATTCGTGTCCCTGCCTGAGTAGCTAGGATATTTTAGAGCAACTAAAACAAAATATTCAAAGACGAAAGTTCCCCCTTACCCAGATTTCTCACCTAGAAAGCCACTGTGGCTGGGGGAGCAGAACACCTGGGTTTGGGAAGAACTTGTCCTAACCCACCCCTCCCTTTTGGGCCCACATTCCTGAGCCCTTCGGTGGCAGGGATGATAGAAATTAATTGCAGTTAATAATTAATCCCTAAAGAGCAATGAGAGGCCCAAGCTTGGGTGGGGCCCAGACACCTGCACAGAGGGATACCTCCTCAGCTTCCCTCTCTGTGAGACCAGGGACCCACCCCCTCAAGCCTcgagacatgggggagaagtggGGCACAGGATCGAGGAAAGGGGACCGCTCTCTATTTCCCAAGCAGCCCAGTGAATGGCCCTCTCCTGGGTCCTCAGAGCCAAACTGAGAGAACCGGAAAGTCCAgttccccagcttccccctcccatctCCCCACACATACCTGTGCTAAGGATTGAGTGGCGAGTAGGAAGGCAGGCCAGTTAAGGAGAGGCCAGCAGGCCTTCAGACATCTCTTCTGTCCATCTGAGAAGCAAGAAGCGATAGAGCCGCGATGGGGGCTGggctgtccctcttcatcctcctGACCCTCCTCGCCAGCTCACAGGGAGCAGGTAAGGTCTGGAAGGCTAGACACCTGGGTGCCCAAGACAAGGGTCCGAGAAAGGGAATGAGAGAGATGGAGGCACCCTAGTCCTGAGCTCCTGAGTGTTCAGGGCTGAACTCCTGCAACGAGAGGGTCTGGAAGGGCCTTGTCAGGGAAGAGGAACGCGGGTGGGTGTGGGGCAGGAGGGGGTGCCCGCATCTCCGAGAAAATCCGGCCCTGGTGGCTGGGTCCTAAGCTGCGCTTTTGGATCCCTAGGGTCAGAAATGACTTTGCAACTGAAGATGAAGGACTCTTTTCTGGCAAATTCCTCCTATGATTCCAGCTTCCTGGGACTGCTCGAGAAGGTAGTCCTTGGGGAGGGAAAAGGATGGGGCTGTGTGAACTTGGAGTGCATTTCTGAGCCAGCTTGGGCCTCTGGCTGTCTCCGGGGTGTGAGTGACAGCCATCTTACACCTCGCCCTCTAACCTTTTCTCTCCCTCAGCTCtgctccctcctccacctcccatcAAGGACCAATGTCACCCTGCATCATGCAGGATCCCCACACCACGTCACCTGCAAAGTCTGAGAGCAGTCGAAGCCTGTGCCCTTCTTGGCTGGGGCATCCTGTCCCCGGGGTGCAGGTGCAATGCCTGACCCTGTCTTCCAGCAGGCCCTCACCCTGCTGAGTGGCAGTAAATATGCTGAGCTCAATGACTTGACTTCGTGGGTTCATGAGCAGAGGGGCTGGCAGGAAAATGGAACTGGACACTCAAGTCTCTGACTCTCCCTTGTTAAGCAGAGGGTTTCCAGGGTGGACGCTCTCTCTCCTAACACCAGTGTCAAAGGCCAGAAGGAATGTGGGGAATTAACtgttggacacacacacacacacacacacacacgccgcgcacacatacacatgtgcatatacacacacacttcaagCTGAGTTCTTCAGAACACCTGGGAATAAAGAAAAGgaacatttattgaattcctGCTTTGTTCCAGGCGTGAGGCTTTCCCATTTCAATGCTTGCAACAATCTTGCATGTAGCATAATAGGTCTCATTAtccgattttacagatgaggaaattgaggcttagcgAGCATAAGTCACTCACTGAGGTCCATTAGCAGTGGAGAGATCTGACACCAGGCAAATGCCTTGGCTTAAGCAAGGTTTTAATTTCATCTCCCCCTGCTTAAGCTTTGGGGCTGGGGGCTCAGGAACCTCAGACAGGGATGTGAGCAGAACACCCCCAGGATATGGGCCCCCTCACCAAGGGATCCACACAGGTCAGTCTGGGTAGGACGTGGCGTGGGGGCCAGTTCAGGTGAGAGATGAGGGGTTCAGCTTGTGAGAGGATGGCCAGCCTGGCAGAGTGGTGGGGAGAAGAGGATGGGTGTTCTTGTGCTGGTAACTATGGGAACGTGTAGTCCCACAGGCCCACTCTTAAATCCTAGGTGAGTTTCTTATTCTCTTAGAGCCTCCATTTCTTTACCTGCCAGATGAGGATAATGATAGTACCTGCTTCCTAGGATTGGTCTGAGGATTACATGGATAAGTTACCTAGGGCACTTGCCATGGTACCTCTCAGATAGTGGGCCTGGGAGGTAAGGATCGTTATTAGGGTGGAAACCTGGTCCCAGCATATAAATCCTAGTCCCCCAGGGGTCCTCCttctcctgccttttttttttttttttttttggctgcacggcttgcaggatcccagttccccaaccagggattgaacccatgctccctgcagtagaagcgcagactcccaaccactgggccaccagggaattcccatcttcTGCTTTTCTTGAGGCAGGTACACGTCTGACTCCACACTCAAGATGATCTTGACTTCTTACCGGCTGTCTCAAAATGCAAGCATGCAGCCCAGACTTGACCATGTGGAGGGCATTGGTATGACTGCCTCCTGTTCTCCACAATACCTGTTCTACCAACCCCGTCCCCCACTCCCCTgcacaccatcaccaccatatGAAACTAGAGACTGACTCCTTCGGAGGGAGGGGAAGACAACAGTTCCATATGGAGTATCCCTGAAAATGAGAAAGCATAGTAAAACAAAATTCCTTTAGTTTCCTTGACAATTGTCCTGAGACTATGGGCCTGGAGGAGAGGTAGCTGGGGGCTCCAAAGGGCCCCAGTATTTCATGACTGGCCCCTAGCCTGCACTGGCGGGCAGGTGACACCCATGGGTCAAGTGAATAGGCCCCAAACAAGTCAAGGGATTAAATGTCTGGATCTTCAAAAGGCTGGAGGAGCAGACAgctaactgcttttttttttttttttaatttttattttatattggagtacagttgattaacaatgttgtattagtttcaggtgtaaagcaaagtgattcagcaatacatatacatgtatatattctttttcaaattcttttcccatttaggttatcagagaatattgagcagagtttcctgtgctatacagtaggtccttgttggttatctattttaaatatagcagtgtgtacatgtcagtcccgaACTCCCAAGCTAACTGCTTCTTAACCTGGTTCTCGAATCTCAGGGCCTGGGATCATAGGGCTGtgatttccagattcttttctcaaAGAATTCTCTTCCCAGACTCTAGGCAGAGCGGGGCAGTAAAAAGAATGCTTTGGGGTTCACTAGACCTAGGGGTGGCAGAGGCTGCTAACTTTCCTCTAATAGTCATTCCCCTCCTTTTGGATAGTGATGTAAATATTAGCTGAGCACGTGGCTATGttaacatttcccagcctcccttgcagctaggaatGGCTTTGTGATCAGGTTCTGTCCAACGGGTTGCAAGTAGAAAGGAAGTATGTATACAACTTCCTGGTAATATCCTTGACAGGAAAGtcacttcctttcctttccctgctcccagagggaagaaaacaaagtctTTACAAAGGCCTACAAGGTCCTAGACCAGCACTTTCCAATAGAACTTCtcatgatgatggaaatgttttatttcataaCCTGCACtgaccaatatggtagccactagccacacgtggctatcaAATACTTGAaacgtggctagtgtgactgaaaaACTGaatgtttagttttatttaatttagatAATCAAGTGGCTACCATTTTGTGGCTGCCATTTTGGACAGCACAGGTCTAGATGATTGCCttgagccttccctgacccctacCACATCCCTTACCTTCCTGAGTTCACCTCTCactctcccccccgccccctacCACCTCCTTGCTACTCTTTGAGCTCTCCAGGTGTACTCCCATCTTAGTGTTTTGCTCTGGctcttccctctacctggaacacTCTTCTCCCAGACATCCACTTGGCTAATTCCTGTACCTCCTACAAGTCTTTACTTAAATCTCACCTTTACAATGAGTTCTGCCCTGACCCATTTCATATTACAACCTGCCTCCCTGCAACACACATATGCACCCGAGCCCCCTACCTTATTCCACCCTTTTCCCCCCTGGCATTTATGACCTTCAGACacactggtttatttatttacatgtgtTATTTCTGACTTTCCCTGCTAGAATGAAAGAACTACAATGGCAGAGAGATTTGTTTCATTCATTGATGAATCCAACTGTCCAGAATAGGGCCCagcatataataggtgctcaagaaatacttgttgaaCTGGGGGAAGGGAAAAAGCAAGGTGCTCActccctccttttcctttccctctggGTGGGATGTGGATATAGTGGTGGGAGAAGATCTTAGACCCAGAGTTGGGAAGAGTGTATCAAAATGTCAGGAAAGTAAGATCAAAAGGGGTATGGGACCCTCTATCGCAGAGTCCTGCGCTGCTTCTGCCAAGCAAAAGAAACACCCATCTCGTCTGGGCCAttatctttgttgttgttgttttttaaataacttttattttttatttttgagttgaagtatagttgatttacaatatcagtttcaggtgtacaacacagtgattcagtatttttataggttaGCCACCATTATCTTTGAAGCTTGGTTACAGCAGTTAGAAAACTTGCACCTAACTTACTGGGTTGAATCCCAGTTGACACTTTGGACTAGTTACTTTCATTCCCTGAGCATGTTTCTTCAACTCTAAAATGGAGCAAATATCCACCTCATGAGGttcttgggaggattaaatggcaCCACAGAGGACTCAGCCCAGTATAGGCCCTCCACATACAGTAGCTTCTCAGAGCTGCTGGACAGAATGTCACTTGGGTGTGGAAGGGCCAGGCCCCTGAATTCCACCAATGAGACAAGGTGTTGGAGGTGGAGGTGGCTAGGTGGGcatctgtgcatgtgtgtatccCTGCCTGGGGCTGGGCGGTGTGTCCCTGGCACTCTGGTTTCAGGTACACAGAAGCAGGGGGGAACTCAATCCCCAGCACAACCTACAGCTCCCCTTAGGCCTGCAGGAAGTCCCTGATCCTCTCAGCACCCTTGGCGATAAGGCCAAGAAGCAGGGAAGCTTCCTTCCGGTGAGAAGCAGAAGAGGGAGGGCCTGCAGAAGTCGGGCCATTGTCAGTAAGTGCAGGAAGTAGGTGGAAGCCAGGTCACTGCTCCCAGGCCCTACCGAGAGCTCCTCCTTCCTCCAATGAGGGCGGCCCCGCCCAGCACCCACACTCCCACTGTGGCCCAGAAACCAGCGCTAAGAGGCCACCCGCCTCTCTCCCAGACCAAAGTGTCAGGGAACAACCAAGAGGCGGAAAGTCACCGCTGGGGGAAAGAGGGACAAAAGGACCACAAGCAGACATGTTTGGGTTCTTAAGTTTATCTGAATTTCCTCATTCCTAAACTTCCAGGTGGGActgcataggagggaggctgcgGCAAAAACATGAGCGTCTCGAGGACACCCAGTCACTCTGACCAAAccagtctgtttcctcattgacGAAGGAGGGAACTGGACCACACGGTCTCTGAGGCTCCACGGCACCATGACAGTTGCCGAACCTGTCCTCAAAGGCGGGTCTGGGAGGCAGGAAAGCTACCAGGGATGGTTAGAGCTCAGAGCTCCCCAGGGCTGGGAGACACATCCATCAAGTGCCGGATGTGAGAGGCCGCCTTGTCCAGTTTTGACAATTCCAACTGGAGGGAAGAAAGCTGGGCAAGGAGAGAAGCAGGTGAGGATCGAGGTATagcctcccccccccacccctgtccccaGCCCACATTCCCTTAGGGAGTCGGGCATCCTGGGTCACCTGCCCCAGCCTCACCCTCTGCTGCCTCTgagtctctgcctctccctctgatGGGGTCCGGGCTATGAGGCCATCAAGCTGCTTCTGCAACTTGTGTCTTCGGGCAGCTAGCCGAGGTAGGTGGGTCTGGGGGTCCACCAGGCCCTgcggaagaacagagagaaggcTCAGACATCTGCAGTCCACCCAGCATGCCCTTCCCCCCATTCTAAGATCCCTCCTCACTTTTATAGAACCCGCCCCTTGCCCTCCTCCCAACATCCTTTTcaaccccacccctccctcctccagtctcCTCTGGTCACCTGCAGCTCCATGTAGACCTGAACGGTGTCACTGAGAGGGGCCTGGGCCCAGCCCGAGGGAGCTGCTGCAGCTGGGGGTAGAAGGCCCACAGCCCCACAGTGGCCCAGGGTGCCCAGGGGCTCCAGGAAGGCCTCAAAGAGGCCCTGGTCTCCTGGCTCTGAGCTCTGCAGCAGCACTGGGGAGGAAAGGAAACTGTCAGGGTCAAGAGATCAGCTCCTCATCCTGCACCTCCTAACTCTGGGCTCTGTCCTCCAggctccccctcttccccaccaGCCCCTCCTGTCTGCAGAGACTCAGGAGCCCAGGGCCCGCCTCACCTCGCGGCCGGGCCTTGGTGAGCTGGTACGTGGCGCGGAGAGCCCTCAGCGCCTGCACAGCCTCCTGGACCCGGGAGAAGTGCCGCTCCAGCTCGGGCTGGTGCCAGTGCTCCTGGAGATGGGCACCCAGAGTCGATAAGCGGGCACCTGGGAGACTCGGTCTCAACTCTCCTGGCTCTAACCTCCACCCGCCCACCCCTATCTCCTTAGAGCAACGATCTGCTCTCTC
This window harbors:
- the SFTA2 gene encoding surfactant-associated protein 2, coding for MGAGLSLFILLTLLASSQGAGSEMTLQLKMKDSFLANSSYDSSFLGLLEKLCSLLHLPSRTNVTLHHAGSPHHVTCKV